The stretch of DNA GCGTCTTTTAACTGACATTCCTCAGCAAGATTCAAAAGAAGCTCTTTCGTTCTTGCATCAATCAGGTTTTTAGAATAATCAAAAAGAAAATTATCTTTTTTTAATGAAAATTCTTCAAAGCGATTTTCATTGTCTTGAAAAAGTGTTCTTAAATCAAAGTCATTTTCTGCAAAGTGTTCGTCAAGAGCTTTCCAGCTATTCGTGTGTATAGGATTTATTTTTGATAGCATATATTCAAAGTTAAAATTCAAGGTTGAAAAACAATAATTTTTATGGAATCTTGAAATTAAAATACAAATTTAAGGAAAAATAAAACCTCCGGGAAAAATAGGAGGCTGTAAAATCTAAAATTGTGATGATATCCTATTACCTCCGTTAAGTAAGCCCTTATTTTTGTGGAGTCTTATATTGTTTTTTAAATTTTCTTAATATTTGAAAAGTTGGTTCCCAGGTATTTATAAAACACCGTATCTTTAATCAGGCATTATATCGTTCGCTAAAACAATCTATTTTGTATAGAAAGATACAAATATGTAATGTTTGCATTGAAAATATACACCAATTAAATAATAAAAGTAAAATGAAAAAAGTAATTCTAATCATATTGTTGCTCCTTGTATATAATACTGGCTTTTCTCAAACCAATTATTATGTAGATAAAACATCTGGAAATGATGCGAATAATGGCAGTGTTACCACACCCTGGAAAACCATACAAAAGGCAGCCAATAGTGCTACGCCGAATAGTATTGTCAATATCAAAGCAGGAACATACTATGAGAACGTAGTTATCAATGTAAGTGGAACGAGTGGGAATTATATTACGTTTAAAAATTATTCAAATAATAATGTTATTATAGATGGTACAGGTACTGCAGGAAAAACCTTGTTGACCGTTACCAACAAAAGTTATTTAAAGTTTGAAAATTTAACAATTCAAAACAAAACGGTAAATGATGCTCAGGGAGTATTGGTTCAGACAACAGGCAACAATTCATCCACAGATCTGACCTTCAAAAATATCACGATCAGAAAGATCAATTGGACTGCAATTAAAGATACTCCAGCCACAGCTAATAACAATGCCCAGGGATTAATTGTTTATGGCAGAAATGGAGGGATTACCAACCTTACCATAGATAGCTGTAAGGTATTTGATAATATTTTAGGGTATAGTGAAGCGTTGGCGGTCAATGGGAATGTTGATGGATTTGTAGTAAAAAACTGCTTGGTGCACGATAATACCAATATAGGAATTGATATATTAGGACATGAGGGTATAGCATCACCCTCTGCTTTAGACGAAGCCAGAAATGGGGTAGTCATTAATAATGAATGCTATAATAATATTTCAAAATATGCTACTTCTGCTGGCATTTATGTGGATGGGGCAAGCAATATTATTATAGAGAGAAATAAAAGCTATCAAAACGGATGGGGAATTGAAGTGGGTGCAGAACGTGATGGAACCGTTAAGCAGATTACTGTAAAGAATAATTTAGTATATAAAAATGAGCAAGCCGGCCTTGCAATAGGTGGACATGATTCAACCACTACTGGACAGGTGATAAATTCTGTCATTAGAAATAATACATTTTTACAAAACAATACTGCAAATGATGGAACCGGAGAAATTGCGATGACTAAAGCCTCAAATTGTGTTTTTGAAAACAATATTTTTTATACCAGTTCGGAAAATGTATTAATGACTGTTGATACCATTAGCCCTCAGGCGAATAATACGTTCAATTATAATTGCTGGTTTACTCCGAATAATAATCCTAATGATATAACAGTGAGCTGGAGAGGGACTGATTATAATTCGTTTTCAGCTTATAAATCAGGAACCAGCCAGGAAGCTAATTCTTTGTATGCTAATCCGAAGTTGGTGTCAATTTCAGCTGCCGCACCCAATGTGAAGTTGAATGCAACAAGCCCGTGTATCAATAAAGGAAAACCAACTACTTCTATTTCACCTGGAGAACTGGATTTTTATGGATATAACAGAATCTCCAATACGGTTATCGACATGGGAGCGAGTGAATATATTGCTACTTTAGGAGTAAAGCCTAATGAAAATATAAGTTTTGGAAAGATTTACCCTATTCCATCAAGCGGTATTCTTAATTTTGAATTGGATGCAGATAAAAAAGAAAACGCTATTACTGTATATAATGCCAGCGGACAGGAATTAAAAAAATACAATTTTTTAACTAACCGTTTTTCGATAGATTTATCAGGGCTGATTGAAGGGACCTATCTTGTTAAAATAGATAATAAAAACGCTGTGATGACTAAAAAGATTATCATTAAAAAATAAACATACCTTCAGAAAATAAGCCTCCGGAAAAACGGAGGCTTTAAAGATAAATTATGATGATAACCCAAAAGGTTAGGATAATATGATTACACTTGTTCTGATTTTTTGAAATGTTTCTTTTTTCTTAATAGATAAACAATAATTCCTGCGATTAATAAAACAGGCCAGATTGTTATGAGCCCTACCACAATTTTTTGAATCAAATAGAATCCTTCTACAAAAGCATTCTTAACATCATAAATAAAATTGAACTTATATTTATTGTCAATATTCTTTGTATTGGTCACCGGGAGTTCGGCAATGCGAAGCTTAGGTTCTCTTATGTAAATATCAATTGTGCTGTATTTAAGATTATCTGTGACATCCAGATTGGCGAGTTGTTGAAGATTTTCTTCGGACATATTATCATTATCCATCTTTACTTTGTCCTTGTTGACTTTGAGTTGAGAAATGTTTTCCCCTGTTTTTTTGATTCTTTTGCCTTCGAGCTCAGCATATTTAATACTAGAAGTTATATCTTCAGCGTTGATCGACCTTGAATTAAGAAAGAGTTTCTTGTCGTTGATTAATGTTAAAAACTCACCTAATTTTGCGGTAGGAACACGTACCTGCATCGTATTTTCAGTTTGGTACTTCTTTACCAGCATAGCCTCTTCACTGGATGTATTGTAGGTGTTTTCTGAAATTACGTTGCTCAGTAAATTGCTGTGTGTCACAAATCCACCCAGATCTTGAACGGATTTCTCAATTGAAATTGTTGCTTCATAAACGTCCTTAACTTCCATTTTGACATCTGCAGTCTTAATGAATTGTTTATCCTTTACGCTCATTGTTGCTACAGAAGAAACGCTGTCTGAAGCTATTGCAGCTGCCGAATCTGTTGCTGTTTCGTACTCAGTAGTCGTGGCTTCTCCTTTTTTACAAGAAAAAATTCCGGATAAGATAATAGCAACTAGTGATAGTTAAATGTAAGTCGTTTTCATAATATTAATTTTAATCTTTTTGTTCAGACTCAAAGTTCAGACGGAATCATTTGTAATGTTTGAAAATCAGCGGTAAAAAAATTGTAAAGAAGAAAAACGATTGAACTGTTTGATATTCATTTATTTGTAAAAAGTATTCTATGGGTTCGAATGAATTTCGGAGTGATTTTTGTATCTTACAAATTAAATTAAATCGCAATAATACCTATGTCTAATACTTTTTCCAAAATCAGAAACGCAATAGAATTATTCAGATCGATAGACTTTGATCAGCTCAGTGCAATGTCTCAAAAAGTAGATTTGCCAAAATTGATGCAGAATTTTTCAAAATTGGATGATAAACAACTTGGTGGATTGATGAAAATGCTCGATCCGAATAAAAAGAAAAAAGAACTTCCACCGATTGATGGTGACTTTTATGATATCTATCACACCCTGACACCTGAACAACGGGAAATTCAGCTTAAAGTGAGGGCATTCATGGAAAAAGAAGTCAAGCCATTGGTGAATCATTATTGGCTGCGGGATGAATTTCCTTTTGAGCTAATCCCAAAATTTCAGAAGCTGGGTATTTGTGGGGTAACCTATGAAGGATATGGCTGTCCGGGAATGCCTTTTTTAATGGAAGGAGTTATCGCCATGGAAATGGCTAGAATTGATGCTTCCATTGCTACATTTTTTGGAGTTCAGTCCGGTTTGGCTATGGGATCGATTTATATCTGTGGTTCGGAAGAGCAGAAACAAAAATGGCTACCCCAAATGCAGAAATTTGAAAAAATAGGAGCTTTTGGATTAACTGAGCCGGAGGTTGGTTCAGGCGCTGCAGGTGGGTTGACTGCCACTTGTAAAAAGACTCCTGAGGGCTGGATCCTTAACGGTGAAAAAAAATGGATTGGCAATGCAACATTTGCAGATGTGATTATTATCTGGGCCAGAGATGTGGATAGTGGTGATGTAAAAGGATTTATTGTAGAAAAAGATAATCCTGGTTTCTCAGTAGAAAAAATTAAAGGAAAAATGGCTCTTCGTATAGTTCAAAATGGATTAATCACTTTAAAGGACTGTCTGGTGACTGAAGAGAACAGATTGCAGAATGCCAACTCTTTTAAAGATACAGCTAAAGTATTAAGAATGACCAGAGCTGGTGTTGCCTGGATGGCGACAGGTTGTGCCAGAGGTGCCTATGAAAGTGCCTTAGACTATACAAGGAAAAGAGAACAGTTTGGAAAACCAATTGCTTCTTTCCAGATGATTCAGGGACATTTAGTGGAAATGTTATCGAACCTTACAGCAATGCAAACGATGGTCTTCAGGCTGTCTGAAATGCAGGACGAAGGTATTTTAAAAGATGAACATGCTTCATTGGCGAAAGTTTTCTGTACACTAAGAACCAGAGATGTAGTGTCCCGAGCAAGAGAGGTAATGGGCGGAAACGGTATTTTATTGGAATATGACGTTGCAAGATTCGTTGCTGATGCAGAAGCTATTTATTCCTACGAAGGAACAAAGGAAATCAATTCACTGATTGTTGGACGGTCAATTACCGGATTCAGTGCATTTGTATAAAATGTATAAAAATAAAAAAGAAGCCGTCTCAAAATGAGATGGCTCTTTTTTTAGTTTTAGCTACGAATGCAGGGATAAATAGACCTGTATATTCGTGGTTATAAATAATGTGTTTGAATAGAAAAAAACTACACATTTTTTATCCGGGAATTTAGCTTTCAGCTTATTAAAGCTTTGTATTTTTTTCCGTTATCAAAAAGCATCCAGATATTAATAACAAATAAAACCAGGGATATCGAAATGCCGGTTGAGGAAGGGGCTCTGTAAACATTATGTAATACAATTCCTACCATAACAGGTAAAATAACAATAGCTCCCAGTGCTCTGGTCTTTGGAAAGATAAATAATAGCCCTCCAATGATTTCTACAGTTGCTACCAAAGGCAATAGCCATCCCAATTCCATTATAGCACCAAAGATTTTTTTCTGATCCTCGGTAATTTCCGGCATTGGCATGTAATGGAAGAATTTATCCAATCCCGCATTAATAAACATAAGTCCGAAAAGTAAACAAATGATAAATTTTATTGTTTTCATAATTGAAGAATTTTAATCAAATTTAAAATAAAATTAGAATTAATTTACATAATTTAAAAATTAACTATTTATTATTGTTTTGATTTAATATTTTCTTTGCTGTTGGTTGAATTTGTGTATTTGTTTATCAAATTAAAATAAACAAATAATATTATACTGAAAAATTTCAAAAATTAAATCGCCAGGATCTAAAAGAAATTCAAGGAGGTGGCGGTCCTGGACAATGTGATATAGGACCCATCGGATGTCCATGTAAGATCCCTCTGGGGATCCATGTCTTGGAGGTGGTCCCGGAGGGGGCGGTGGAACGGATCCTAATATGGGATACTGTCCGGATAATGGAAGCTACATTCCATGTGATCAAAACTGTCCGAACGGAATGCAACCTCTTTGTGCACTAGGATAAATAAAAAGAAGCGATCCCATTTTTGAGATCGCTTCTTTTTAGTCTAAGAATTCAGCTTTGATTTTAGAGGTAATCTCTGTTATATACTTTTTTAGTCCATTTCCTTCAATGTTATATTTTTGGAAATTTTATAAGTTTTTTTCTTTTTATGAGGTCTTTCTTCTTCTCCAAGTAATTTGCCCCATGGTTTCAGCCCATCCACTCTTTCAAAAATTATTTTAATAATCGCTATGGCAGGAATACAAAGAAACATTCCTGAAATTCCCCAGACATGTTCTCCAACAATGATTCCAATAAAAGAAAATAAAGCATTGATTTTTACTTTTGATCCTACAACAAATGGGAGTACGATGTTTCCATCTATAGCATGGATGCCAATATATCCTAGTACAACATATATACAGGTAGTTGGTGTGCCTGTTGCAAAAGCGATAAAACATGAAATTAAAAGAGAAATAAACATGCCTATATAAGGAATAACATTCAGTAATCCGGTAAGAACTCCTAAGAGGATGGCGTATTTTACACCTAAAATACTAAGTAAAATTGAAGTAAGGGCAGAAACGATAATGACCTGTAAGCAAAGTCCTATGATGTACTTTTTAGTCATGACGCGGACTTCAGAAACGACCTCCTGTACGCTTGCTTTATGTTTTTCACTAAAAACATTGACAATGAAATTATTTAAAATTCTTCTGTAATTTAAAATAAAAATAAAAAACAAAATAAAGAAGAATAAAAACCCTAATCCAGAAGAAAATATTCCAAACGTAAATCCTAAAATAGCTCCTGATGATGACAAAATTTTATTAAGAGCTTGATCAATATATCCTAATTGTTCGCGAATTTTAACATTAAAGGTGTGTGATACCCAGACTTGAAGATTATTGAATACCGTATCAAGTTGCATTTTCAAATGAGGAATGTCTTTACTGAAGCTGGATAATTGTGATCCAAAGAAAAATATTAATCCGGCTAATATCACCAGCATGAACATCACGGATATCATGGTCGAAACTGAACGAGGAAATCTTAATTTTTTTTCTAAAAAATTAGAAAGAGGTAAAAATAGCATGGCCATTAAAAATGCCAGAAAAAAGGGGGCTAAAATACTTTGCCCGAGCTCTACCAAATATCCGATACCTATAATAGAGATGACAACAAGGGTCAGTTTTAATAAAAAAGGAAGCTTAAAAAAATTCATAATTCAAAATCTGCAGTATAAAAATAGTAAAACCCTTTGAATAAAAGGGTTTTTAAATATTATTTTATTTAGGTGTTAGTATATTGCACTTATTTTTCAATTGCAATATCGATAACATCTTCCATTCGGTTAACGTAATGCACTTTTAAGTTCTTTAAATAATCTTTTTTGATTTCTTCTACATCTTTTCTATTGGCTTCGCAAAGAATCACATCTTTAATTCCTGCTCTTGTTGCAGCAAGAAGCTTTTCTTTGATTCCACCGACAGGAAGAACTTTCCCTCTCAGTGTGATTTCTCCTGTCATCGCTAAGTGAGGTTTTACCTTTTTGTTTTTAAATGAAGAAACCATAGAAGTCAGCATCGCAATACCGGCAGACGGACCGTCTTTAGGAGTTGCACCTTCAGGGACATGGACGTGAATATTTTTCTTTTCAATATCTTCCTGACTGATTCCCAGCTCATCGTGCTTAGCTTTGATGTACTCCAGGGCAATAGTCGCAGATTCTTTCATGACAGTTCCTAAATTCCCTGTCATCGTAAGAACGCCTTTCCCACTGCTTAAAATACTTTCAATGTATAGGATGTCTCCTCCAACACTTGTCCAGGCTAATCCTGTTACGACTCCGGGAACACCTGTAATTTCAGATAAGCTCCTTGGCCTTGGAACGCCAAGAATTTCATCTATTTTTTCAAGAGAAATCTTAGGATCATATTCTTTAAGCAAAGCGGTTTGTAGTGCTACCCATCTTGCAATGGATGCAATTCTTTTCTCTAAAGTCCTTACACCGCTTTCTGAAGTATGGGCTTCAATAATATGCTTAAGCTCAGGATTTCCAAGTTTAAAAGATTTAGCATCAAGGCCGTTTTCTTCCTGTTGCTTTTTAATCAGGTGACGTTTGGCAATTTCTGTTTTTTCCTCCATAGTATAGCCGGCAATCTGGATGATTTCCATTCTATCCAGAAGTGGTGTTTGTATGGTGGAAAGTGAATTGGCAGTAGCGATAAACATTACTTTTGAAAGGTCGTATCCCATTTCCAGGAAATTGTCATAGAAAGATTTATTCTGTTCAGGGTCAAGAACCTCAAGAAGTGCTGAGCTTGGGTCACCATGGATACCTTGTCCTACCTTATCAATTTCATCTAATACAATTACCGGATTAGAGGTGCCTGATTTTTTGATCGACTGAAGGATTCTTCCAGCCATCGCGCCTATATATGTTTTTCTGTGCCCGCGAATCTCACTCTCATCATGCAGACCTCCTAAAGATAATCTTACATATTTTCTGCCTAAAGCATCCGCAACAGATTTTCCTAAAGATGTTTTTCCTACTCCCGGAGGCCCTACCAATAATAAAATCGGAGATTTCATGTTGTTTTTTAATTTTAAAACAGCCATGTGTTCCAGAATTCTTTTCTTGATGTCTTCCAGTCCAAAATGAGCTTTGTCTAAGACTTTTTCTGCTTTTTGAATGTCAAAGACATCTTTGGTGTAGGTTTCCCATGGTAAGTCCGTAAAGAAATCAAGATAATTTCTCTGGACATTATAATCCGGTGAGTTGGGGTTCTGTCTTTGTAATCTGTTAATTTCCTTTTGGAAATGTTCCTCAACTTCGGTATTCCATTTTTTTGTTTTTGCCTTGTTGATGAGGTCTTCAACATCACCTTCGGATCCACCACCTAATTCTTCCTGGATGGTTCTGATTTGTTGATTCAGGAAATATTCTCTTTGCTGTTTGTCAAGATCCTTAGATGTTTTCTGATGAATCTGATTTCTTAATTCTAGTTTTCTGAAATCGTCGTGCATCATTTCATAGCACTTATTGGCTCTGGCCATCAGGTTTTTCTCTTCAAGCAGCTTTTGCTTTTCATTTGAAGGAAAATTCGCATTGGTGCATATGAAATTCAATAAATCATCATTGTTATTGATGTTTTTGATAGCAAAATTAGCTGCATTAGGGATATTCGGATCCAGTTCAATTATTTTTAAAGCTAAATCCTTAATGTTTTCTAATAAAGCATCATATTCCTCTTCATTTTTAGGTTGGGTATCTTTTAATTTAGAAATTTCAGCTTTGAAATAAGGTTGCGTTTTGATAAACTTTTTAACCTTAAATCTGTGAAACCCCTTAGTAATTGCAGTAATATTACCTTCTGGAAGTTTAATGATTTTGATGATCTTGGCTAAAGTTCCGGTATGATATAAATCTTTTTCGGTAGGTTGTTCAAGTTCTGAGTTTTTCTGACTTACAATCCCGATAAAATCTCCATTTTTTTGAGCTTCTTCCAGAAGTTGTATGGATGCCTTTCTTCCGGCAGTAATAGGAATGACCACATTGGGAAACATCACCATATTTCTTACAGGAAGGATGGGAAATAATTTCTGCTCGGAATTTTCACTGGTTTCCGAAAAATCAGAAAGATTGATCTCTTCAGCCACAATATCAAACCCATCGCTGATCATTTCCTCTAAACTAATATCTTCAAATTCTGTCATAGTTAATCAAATGACAAATTGTCATTTTCGTTTTAAATCGTTAAAGTGATAATGCACAATATGCTTAGAAAGACTTAGCATATTATGTTGAGCTAAATGGCACAATACTTATGCCATTTGTTTTTCGCTAAAAAATATGGTCAAAATTTCCTTTTTTACATAATTTGAATTTTAAAAATTAAAAAAAGGGCTTGGATTTCTGTAATTTCTTAAAAATGTGTATTTTCGCAACCTGATAAAAAACTATAATTTATAAAATGGCAATTTTAGGACAGATTAGGAATAGACCTTGGCTTTTGATGGGAGTAATTGCACTGGCGCTTTTAGCGTTTTTAGTTAATCCTGATAGCATTGATAAGGTTTTTGGAAAAAATCCTGATGTTTTAGGAAAAGTAAATGGTGAAAAAATTACCCGTGAAGAGTTTAATGATCAACTTTTCGTGTTACAACAGCAGGCAGAGCAGCAAGGTCAACCAAAAAATGGTCTTGAAGAGCAGGCTTGGCAGTTGTTGGTACAATCAAAGCTTATCAAGCAGCAGTTTGATAAAATGGGTTTTGAAATGACAGACGATTATTTCTGGAATCAAATTCAGTATGATCAGATGTTTGCTCAAAACAAACAATTCTTTGATGATAAAGGTAATTTTAAAACTCAGGAGCTAAAAAAACAAATCGAAGAGTTAAAGGCTACTAGTCCGGAAGGTTACAACCAATGGGTGAAAACCAGAAAATCTGTTGAGTACAGAATTATGGCAAGACAAGTATTTGCTAATATTTCTACAGGTATTACTACAGGTAAGAAAGAAGCTGAAGAGCTAATGAGACAAAGAGATCAGCTTGCTGATATTGACTTTGTGAAAGTAGATTACACTTCTTATCTTCAGAAAAACAATATCAAAGTTACTACTGAAGACTTAGCTAATTATATTAAACAACACCCGGCGATGTTTAAAGCTGAGCCAAGCAGGAATATTGGTATTGCTTATTTTCCTTCTCAGCCGAGTGCAGTTGATGATGCTGCGGCTCAGAAAGAGATTACAAAGCTATTCTCAGGAGGTACAGATGCTAGTGGAGGAAAAGAAAATTTCCAGAATACTACTAATGACTCTATGTTTGTAATGGCAAACTCTGATATGCCGTTCAATAATCAGTATTTGAAACCGAACCAATTGCCACAGGCAATCCAGGGTCAGATTGCTACTGCAGCAATAGGACAGACTTTCGGACCTTATAAAGAACAAAACTTTTATGTAGTTTCTAAGCTTTTGGGTAAAAAGACTTCAGATTCTACATTGTCAAGACATATCCTGATTGCATTTAAAGGAAGTCCTGCGGGAGAAGGCGTTACAAGATCTAAAGAAGAAGCTAAGAAATTGGCAGATTCTGTTGGAGCTATTGTAAAGGCAAACCCTGCTAAATTTACTGAATTCCTTAAGCTTTCAAGTGATCCTAACTCAGCAGCTCAAGGTGGAAGTCTAGGATGGACTACTCCTGAAACTCCTTTTGTTCCTGAATTTTTAACATATTTGGCAAATAATCCTAAGGGAGCAACAGGTGTTGTAGAAACTCAATTTGGATACCATATCATCAATATTGAAGATAAAAAAGCTGGATCATTAGGGTATAAAGTCGCTAACATTGTAAAAGCAGTGAAACCTTCTGATGCTACAGAAGCTGATGTTGATAAGAAAGCAAGAAAGTTCATTCAGCAAGTACAAGGGAAATCTTTCAATGATTTCGTAAATATTGCTAAAAAAGGAAACTATCAGTTCTCAAACCCTAAATCTGCAAAAAGATTTGATGGTCAGTTACAGGGATTAGGTACGGAAAAAGATGGCGAAATCCTTGCATGGGCATTTGATAAGAAAAGAACTAAAGGAGATACCGAATTCTTTACAGTAGACGGAACAGGAGACAAGATTGTAGTTTATCTGAATGGTAAACAAGAGAAAGGTCTTGCAGATCCGGAATCAGTAAGAGATCAGATTGAAGTAGTCGTGAAGAATAAATTAGCTGCAAAACAGATTTCTGATAAAATTGCAGCAGCTAAAGCGTCTAGTTTGGATCAGGTTGCTAAATTATTTGCAACAACAAAACAATCTGCACAAGTGAATTTATTAAACCCATCAGTAGCAGGATCAATGGAGCCTAAAGTAGCAGGTGCTGCATTCGGTGTTAAGAAAGCTCAACTTTCTAAGCCGGTTGAAGGGGGAACAGGTGTTTATGTTTTAATTAAAAAGAATGAAACTATTAACAAACAACCTGGCGATCTGAAACAGTTTACTGAATCTGTTACACAGAGAAGTGCAGGAATGTTCGGACAGGCTTGGTTGAAAAGCTTACAAGATAATGCAGAAATCGATGACTATAGAATTGAGATCTGGAATAAGCTAGGAAATCAGCAACAATAAAAAAAGAAATTTATAGATACGAAAAGCGGCATAGAAAATGCCGCTTTTTTTTGTATTTAACGCAGAGTAATAAAGAAAAAGATTAATTTAAAATGTATTATATTTGCTCATTAGAAAAAATTTAGCAAGTGAAGTTCAGTAAAGAATTAAAAGCTGGTGTAATTGCACTTATAGCTGTTGTAGGCTTTGTGTTATTATTTCAATTCATGA from Chryseobacterium piperi encodes:
- a CDS encoding T9SS type A sorting domain-containing protein, which codes for MKKVILIILLLLVYNTGFSQTNYYVDKTSGNDANNGSVTTPWKTIQKAANSATPNSIVNIKAGTYYENVVINVSGTSGNYITFKNYSNNNVIIDGTGTAGKTLLTVTNKSYLKFENLTIQNKTVNDAQGVLVQTTGNNSSTDLTFKNITIRKINWTAIKDTPATANNNAQGLIVYGRNGGITNLTIDSCKVFDNILGYSEALAVNGNVDGFVVKNCLVHDNTNIGIDILGHEGIASPSALDEARNGVVINNECYNNISKYATSAGIYVDGASNIIIERNKSYQNGWGIEVGAERDGTVKQITVKNNLVYKNEQAGLAIGGHDSTTTGQVINSVIRNNTFLQNNTANDGTGEIAMTKASNCVFENNIFYTSSENVLMTVDTISPQANNTFNYNCWFTPNNNPNDITVSWRGTDYNSFSAYKSGTSQEANSLYANPKLVSISAAAPNVKLNATSPCINKGKPTTSISPGELDFYGYNRISNTVIDMGASEYIATLGVKPNENISFGKIYPIPSSGILNFELDADKKENAITVYNASGQELKKYNFLTNRFSIDLSGLIEGTYLVKIDNKNAVMTKKIIIKK
- a CDS encoding DUF4349 domain-containing protein codes for the protein MEVKDVYEATISIEKSVQDLGGFVTHSNLLSNVISENTYNTSSEEAMLVKKYQTENTMQVRVPTAKLGEFLTLINDKKLFLNSRSINAEDITSSIKYAELEGKRIKKTGENISQLKVNKDKVKMDNDNMSEENLQQLANLDVTDNLKYSTIDIYIREPKLRIAELPVTNTKNIDNKYKFNFIYDVKNAFVEGFYLIQKIVVGLITIWPVLLIAGIIVYLLRKKKHFKKSEQV
- a CDS encoding acyl-CoA dehydrogenase family protein; protein product: MSNTFSKIRNAIELFRSIDFDQLSAMSQKVDLPKLMQNFSKLDDKQLGGLMKMLDPNKKKKELPPIDGDFYDIYHTLTPEQREIQLKVRAFMEKEVKPLVNHYWLRDEFPFELIPKFQKLGICGVTYEGYGCPGMPFLMEGVIAMEMARIDASIATFFGVQSGLAMGSIYICGSEEQKQKWLPQMQKFEKIGAFGLTEPEVGSGAAGGLTATCKKTPEGWILNGEKKWIGNATFADVIIIWARDVDSGDVKGFIVEKDNPGFSVEKIKGKMALRIVQNGLITLKDCLVTEENRLQNANSFKDTAKVLRMTRAGVAWMATGCARGAYESALDYTRKREQFGKPIASFQMIQGHLVEMLSNLTAMQTMVFRLSEMQDEGILKDEHASLAKVFCTLRTRDVVSRAREVMGGNGILLEYDVARFVADAEAIYSYEGTKEINSLIVGRSITGFSAFV
- a CDS encoding MauE/DoxX family redox-associated membrane protein, whose protein sequence is MKTIKFIICLLFGLMFINAGLDKFFHYMPMPEITEDQKKIFGAIMELGWLLPLVATVEIIGGLLFIFPKTRALGAIVILPVMVGIVLHNVYRAPSSTGISISLVLFVINIWMLFDNGKKYKALIS
- a CDS encoding AI-2E family transporter — translated: MNFFKLPFLLKLTLVVISIIGIGYLVELGQSILAPFFLAFLMAMLFLPLSNFLEKKLRFPRSVSTMISVMFMLVILAGLIFFFGSQLSSFSKDIPHLKMQLDTVFNNLQVWVSHTFNVKIREQLGYIDQALNKILSSSGAILGFTFGIFSSGLGFLFFFILFFIFILNYRRILNNFIVNVFSEKHKASVQEVVSEVRVMTKKYIIGLCLQVIIVSALTSILLSILGVKYAILLGVLTGLLNVIPYIGMFISLLISCFIAFATGTPTTCIYVVLGYIGIHAIDGNIVLPFVVGSKVKINALFSFIGIIVGEHVWGISGMFLCIPAIAIIKIIFERVDGLKPWGKLLGEEERPHKKKKTYKISKNITLKEMD
- the lon gene encoding endopeptidase La, which codes for MTEFEDISLEEMISDGFDIVAEEINLSDFSETSENSEQKLFPILPVRNMVMFPNVVIPITAGRKASIQLLEEAQKNGDFIGIVSQKNSELEQPTEKDLYHTGTLAKIIKIIKLPEGNITAITKGFHRFKVKKFIKTQPYFKAEISKLKDTQPKNEEEYDALLENIKDLALKIIELDPNIPNAANFAIKNINNNDDLLNFICTNANFPSNEKQKLLEEKNLMARANKCYEMMHDDFRKLELRNQIHQKTSKDLDKQQREYFLNQQIRTIQEELGGGSEGDVEDLINKAKTKKWNTEVEEHFQKEINRLQRQNPNSPDYNVQRNYLDFFTDLPWETYTKDVFDIQKAEKVLDKAHFGLEDIKKRILEHMAVLKLKNNMKSPILLLVGPPGVGKTSLGKSVADALGRKYVRLSLGGLHDESEIRGHRKTYIGAMAGRILQSIKKSGTSNPVIVLDEIDKVGQGIHGDPSSALLEVLDPEQNKSFYDNFLEMGYDLSKVMFIATANSLSTIQTPLLDRMEIIQIAGYTMEEKTEIAKRHLIKKQQEENGLDAKSFKLGNPELKHIIEAHTSESGVRTLEKRIASIARWVALQTALLKEYDPKISLEKIDEILGVPRPRSLSEITGVPGVVTGLAWTSVGGDILYIESILSSGKGVLTMTGNLGTVMKESATIALEYIKAKHDELGISQEDIEKKNIHVHVPEGATPKDGPSAGIAMLTSMVSSFKNKKVKPHLAMTGEITLRGKVLPVGGIKEKLLAATRAGIKDVILCEANRKDVEEIKKDYLKNLKVHYVNRMEDVIDIAIEK
- a CDS encoding SurA N-terminal domain-containing protein, producing MAILGQIRNRPWLLMGVIALALLAFLVNPDSIDKVFGKNPDVLGKVNGEKITREEFNDQLFVLQQQAEQQGQPKNGLEEQAWQLLVQSKLIKQQFDKMGFEMTDDYFWNQIQYDQMFAQNKQFFDDKGNFKTQELKKQIEELKATSPEGYNQWVKTRKSVEYRIMARQVFANISTGITTGKKEAEELMRQRDQLADIDFVKVDYTSYLQKNNIKVTTEDLANYIKQHPAMFKAEPSRNIGIAYFPSQPSAVDDAAAQKEITKLFSGGTDASGGKENFQNTTNDSMFVMANSDMPFNNQYLKPNQLPQAIQGQIATAAIGQTFGPYKEQNFYVVSKLLGKKTSDSTLSRHILIAFKGSPAGEGVTRSKEEAKKLADSVGAIVKANPAKFTEFLKLSSDPNSAAQGGSLGWTTPETPFVPEFLTYLANNPKGATGVVETQFGYHIINIEDKKAGSLGYKVANIVKAVKPSDATEADVDKKARKFIQQVQGKSFNDFVNIAKKGNYQFSNPKSAKRFDGQLQGLGTEKDGEILAWAFDKKRTKGDTEFFTVDGTGDKIVVYLNGKQEKGLADPESVRDQIEVVVKNKLAAKQISDKIAAAKASSLDQVAKLFATTKQSAQVNLLNPSVAGSMEPKVAGAAFGVKKAQLSKPVEGGTGVYVLIKKNETINKQPGDLKQFTESVTQRSAGMFGQAWLKSLQDNAEIDDYRIEIWNKLGNQQQ